The nucleotide sequence AGCCCGAGCAGGACGTCGATGGCCTCGTCGACGTCGCGGCCACGGTGTTCGACCAGCCCGTCCGTGAAGAGCAGCAGCAGGTCTCCCGAACGCAGTTCCAACCGCGCCTCGTCATACGACGGCTCGTCGTGCGCTCCCAGGGCGATGCCGTCCGGGGCGTCCGGCACCGTGCCGCGCCCGTCGCGGAACAGCAGCGGGGGTGGGTGGCCCGCGCGTGCCCAGGTCAGGACCCGGTGCTCGGGGTCGTACCGGCCGCACAGCGCGGTCGCGATGGCCTCGGTGGGGAGTGCCTGGAGCAGAAGGCGGTTGAGCCAGTAGAGCATCGCGCCGGGAGCCGCCCCGGTGACCGCGAGCCCCGCGAGCGCGCTGCGCAGCGTCGTCATCCCGGAGGCCGCCGCGAGCCCGTGGCCGGATACGTCCCCGAGTGTCACCAGCACGGATCGGTCGGGCAGCGCCATGCCGTCATACCAGTCGCCGCCGACGCGGGCGGTCGCCTCGGCGGGGGAGTAGTGCGTCGCGATCTCCAGGCCCGGCAGCACGATGGCGCGCGTCCAACGGGGCATGACGACGCGCTGAAGCTCGGTGGCGAGCCGGTGTTCGGCGCGGGCGAGGCGGCGCTGTACGAGGAGTTGCTCGCGGGTTTCCGACAGCGCGGCCTGTGTCCACCGCAGTTCGCTCACGTCGCGCGCGATGATCCAGATGCTGCGCGCCGATCCGTCCACATCCAGGACCGGTTCGCCGAGCAGGTGCAGGGCCCGCGTCGTGCCGTTCGGACGCAGGACTCCCAACTCGCATTCGGAGGCGCAGAGTTCGACGAGGAGGTCGGCGACGAAGCGTTCCAGGGCCGGGACATCGCCGGCGACGACCCGGCCCGGCAGGTCGTCGAGGCGCAGCGGCCCCAGCAGCGGGTCGCGGTCGAAGATCTGGTACATCTCGCCCGACCAGCGGATCTCGTCGGTGTCGAGATGCCATTGCGCGCTGGCCAGCAGACCGGTGTTGGCGCGCGGTGCGGGGAGGACGACGTTGTCGAGGCCCGATTCGCGGACCCGGCCGAAGGTCAAGGTGCCGTCGCGCGGCGGCAGCAGGTCGTGCGGTGCGGGCAGGCGGTCCGGGGCGAGGGTGTCGCCCACGATGCCGTCGACCGGGCCGGACCGTATGCGTGCGGTGGAAAGCCCTTTCGGGAAGGGCGTGTTCGCGCGGTCGGCCCTGTCCCCGGAGGGCGCCGTCGCGCACAGGCGGCCGAGATGCCCCAGGGATTGTTCGAGGCTCGCCGCCAGCAGCTCGCATACGTGCGCCTGACGCGT is from Yinghuangia sp. ASG 101 and encodes:
- a CDS encoding PP2C family protein-serine/threonine phosphatase, which codes for MHERTGFDAAELTSMMTRVARLRSQVDDLLAGYVSQESTRQAHVCELLAASLEQSLGHLGRLCATAPSGDRADRANTPFPKGLSTARIRSGPVDGIVGDTLAPDRLPAPHDLLPPRDGTLTFGRVRESGLDNVVLPAPRANTGLLASAQWHLDTDEIRWSGEMYQIFDRDPLLGPLRLDDLPGRVVAGDVPALERFVADLLVELCASECELGVLRPNGTTRALHLLGEPVLDVDGSARSIWIIARDVSELRWTQAALSETREQLLVQRRLARAEHRLATELQRVVMPRWTRAIVLPGLEIATHYSPAEATARVGGDWYDGMALPDRSVLVTLGDVSGHGLAAASGMTTLRSALAGLAVTGAAPGAMLYWLNRLLLQALPTEAIATALCGRYDPEHRVLTWARAGHPPPLLFRDGRGTVPDAPDGIALGAHDEPSYDEARLELRSGDLLLLFTDGLVEHRGRDVDEAIDVLLGLAPLLCGADARSCVDLVVSRLGPTDYEDDACVMALRVT